One part of the Lycium ferocissimum isolate CSIRO_LF1 chromosome 8, AGI_CSIRO_Lferr_CH_V1, whole genome shotgun sequence genome encodes these proteins:
- the LOC132067744 gene encoding uncharacterized protein LOC132067744 codes for MEDKNIFAADCIVICCCCQCLILQIIILFLLNLPCKLLKKTKECIKKLKDRRRNKKTMKIVNRYEDEILKDHEGSLRVQLESLCCMEEVEKVLEEFSQKGEFAFGSFWGGDEEEVLETESINTTCIRKLTVDYDAFHTHFIQVFGSFNLQ; via the coding sequence ATGGAAGACAAAAACATTTTCGCAGCCGATTGCATAGTCATATGTTGCTGCTGCCAATGCTTGATCCTCCAAATCATCATCTTGTTCTTGCTTAACCTTCCATGCAAACtgttaaagaaaacaaaagaatgtataaagaaattgaaagatCGAAGACGCAACAAGAAAACTATGAAGATTGTGAACAGATATGAAGATGAAATATTGAAAGATCATGAAGGATCTTTGAGGGTCCAACTTGAGAGTTTGTGTTGTATGGAAGAAGTTGAAAAGGTTTTAGAGGAGTTTTCTCAAAAGGGTGAATTTGCTTTTGGAAGCTTTTGGGGTGGGGATGAAGAGGAGGTATTAGAGACAGAGAGCATTAACACAACATGTATAAGGAAACTAACAGTTGATTATGATgcttttcatactcatttcataCAAGTATTTGGATCTTTCAACTTGCAATGA